The nucleotide sequence TTTCATGATAACTCTTACCTTTTCTGATCATCCTTTTTTGAAGACCAGGTTAAACTGTTTTGTGTAAcaagaaaaatatagaaaatattgCTTGAATTTTGCTTTCATTGGTGACTAATTGACCAATCATTTACCTCCATTAGGTAATAATTTGGATGATCAAAATATTCTGGATTCAATTCATAATTCCACTTACTTTGCTGTCACAGTGCTGGAAGAGATTAAGAGGTGTGTTAGACTTCCTTTATAACATAATTCTTTTCACCATCTTGAAATctcaataattataataattataatacttATACTAATAATTATATCATTATTTGACCAGTCTCCTGATGGGCCTTCTTGGGGCCAATgcaaacaaattgaaacaaacattgtaaagAGCCAGAGAGAGCCTGAACCCAGGATCACCAGACTACAAGTCCAACATCCTAACCGCTCTGCCTCCACAAATCTCATTGCCAGCAGcataaaataaagtctttagTCAGCACAGGCGTCTTATAATAGCAAGCTAATTTTATAAGCTCATAATTGTTTATCTGAGCAGctatgtttgatttggagttagagtggacagTGGAAGTAGGGGGTAGGAGAAGGGCAAGGAGATGTGATTTTCACTGCCCCACCCCTACTCCTCTCCTTGTTTTTGACTGTCAACTGCCCCCTTGttacaaatttccttttttcatttccttccactgccattaaaatcaaagatggcggccataattttggttaagaaaatactgagcactctCTAatcaaaattacgcctgctctgcaggctacaAATCTTGTCCttgtgtaattttttcctttttctttgccTCATATTTGACTTGCATTTGTCAGATTAGTTCTTCTGTTGGACAAGGAGACTCTTCGTTTATTAGCTGATAATCCAAGGGTATGtgatgtgaatttttttcctttttttaccaaTACTTTTGGGATGATAAACCACTTGATTAAGTGTCTTGTATGTTTGAATCCAAATGAAATCAAGCATCAAGGAAAAAACAGGAATGGATAAAAGGTACCATTCAGTATTGAACAAGTGTGGTTAATTTTAAGACAAAGCCTGCCAGGGCTGTGCTGTAGCAGTAAATAGGTGCCATAGGCCACTAaccttataataataataataataataataataaggacttTATTTATAGAGGGGGACACGTAACAGCTGAAAAGCTGACAAACCTGTGGCCCTCTAACTAAATTATAcagcattacaaaataatactaataaatagataaatatacaaataattacaaaattctatgatAGAAATAGCAggatatattaaaaatattcagaaagataaaattaatttataaaaaattaaaattagataatgtgctattgcttaatattgtttcaaagttgtccaggtttctatatgagcttataaaatactttttcacagctgttttgaatagttttatacTAGGCTTATTTTTGATATCATGGGGAAGGCTGTTCCATAACTTAACTGCGTCAACACTGAATGCCTTGCCACCATCGTTATTTCTTAGGTATTTGGGACacactaaatttaaattgccatgTCTAGTAGACCTATTGTGTACAGAACTGTTCGTCTTGAGCAAGTCTCTGATGTAAATCGGAACATCGCCTTTAAGgctcttaaaaatcattgtacacttatttagtttgatttcatcaaaaaaaggcaaccaGCCTAGTTTACTAAAGTTTATAACACTTCTAGAATAAGAGTCAACTCCAAGAATTACTCGGGCAGCCCTTTTCTGTAACCTTAGGAGACAGTGGAGTTCTTTAGCGTCGCAGATATTCCAAACCATGCTCCCATACATAAGGACGGGTTTAATCAAGGCGTTATAGTATAAGagtctttcttttattggaaggtatctctttatcttcttcaatAAACCAATACGCTGAGAAAGCTTGGCCTTTAGACTAGAAATGTGGTCGCTAAATGTAAGATCTTGATCGAGTGTTACACCAAGCAATTTATAAGAAGTTACTTGTTCTATTTCGGCCCCATCAAGGGTTATTGACAGGTGATTGTCATCCGCTAATGAAGAATGTAGCCTCTTTCCGGTGATAAGTAATGCATTGGTTTTAACGGCGTTTAGGACCATCCCATTTTCGCTAGACCATTTACTTAATTTATCCATGTATTCTTGAAGACGTCGTTCCAATTCCAAAGGTGCATTATCGATATTAGCGCTGGCTTTAAATGTGGTGTCATCCGCGTAAGCATGAATAGTTGAGTCCGATCCAACAGCTTCGGGAAGATCATtgacgaaaattaaaaacagtagagGTCCTAATATGCTACCTTGAGGAACACCATTGGTTAGCGTAAGTTGTGACGAAGTCAAATACCTTGACCACTTTGCTTTTGTGAAAGCTTTTAATTGGTGGAAATCCCAGATTTGTCAGACTTGAGCCTACATACACTCAGTAATTCTTCCAATACAGGCTGTAGCACAGCTTTGCAATTAGCTGTTCCCACTTATTGTATAAACGGATATTATTTATATAATTAAGTGGATTTGAATTCAAATTTGTGAAGAGGAGAACCAACAGTTTATTTATGGGAGAAAGTCTTTTCACCTTTTCACCcacaagatctcattagtatttctccttactgactCTGCTGTACAATTCatctgatgttagtttggagaattttgtattggatcaactgataatccctcaattgatatttgtctatattctcatcacctgtctgcttgatattgtattgatattgttaggagaaattccgtcttggtcagtcatgggaggGTTAAATTAATTCTGGTTATTTTTCTTGCTCACTTACAAGAGATTCATGGCAAGAGAGAAtccattatttcttttttttttttctcagattgCAGATTTTTCACCAGGTCTCAAGGAGACATTTCTTCAGCAGTACAAAACCTACTCTGTCAAAAAGGTGGGAATTACCTTGTTTAATCagaagcttttatttttttatataagaTGAATAATGCAGTATGAATAATTAAAGATTTAACACATTTGCTAATGATGGTTatggtaataataacaataacattgaTACCACCAATAACTacattttgaaaggaaatgaagGTCTTAAAAATTAGCCAAAAGGCAAAAATTAGTATCAACATCTTAACCTTGATGCAAGGGTAACCAGGATATTTTAAGCTGCAAGATGAATTACTATGCAGTAAGTTATGTTTTATTATCGCAAGCCTCTTTTTTAGGTGACAGAGATGAACTTTGTCAAATCTCCCCTTGGTGGAGTACCATTTAGTGTTGAACGAGACAATAAACAGAATTTTCCAACTGACAGAGCTTTCCACAACTTCAGAAAACAAAGGTAAACAAGTGCGTAGTAGACGAGCTGACGTTATAGTAATACAGGCAAACCTGTATTGAGCGGTCTCCCACGGGGAATGGGCAGGGCAGGGCGCTTAATACACGTTCCAAAGAATAGGAGTAAAATAAGAAGCGATAGAAAACGCCATTGTATACCATCATTGACCTTACAGTGTTCAAAAACTCGCTTCTAAAAATACTACTTACCttgattttgggagataaacatggattaaatttgACTTGAAAGATTGTTCTTAGTTTCCTCCGAGTATTTCCGCTTTAAATGACCGCTCAATACAGGTGGAAAACAATACAAGCAGGCTGTGGGGATCACTCAAGGTGACCGCTTATTAAAGGTGACCGCTTGACAGAGGTGAAAATTGCAATGATTTAGGGGAAACAAATTCaggactttgacaaccgaccgcttaataaaCGGTGACCTCTTGATACGGTGCCGCTTAAGACAGGTTCGACTGTGTGATATTCAAGCGTTTAAACACCTTAAATATCAGTGAAGAAATATATAGCATATCCTAAGAGTTATGAGATATTTGAGAGTTCTAAGCGTGTTTCCTTGATACTCCAAGGTAGGAGCTACTTTCATTTAGTACAGCGTTACTCCCTAATTGTAACCAAGTAGCCTATTTTCCATGTATTTGTGGTCAAGTGGAACCATATACGTTGGGCAGCCCTCCACAAAAGCTACTTCATTGGGTGTCAGCGGAAGATCAACTCATTCACTCTTACTCAAGCCTCTATGTAACCGTCACCGCTTCCCCCTTCCCGCCCCAactccttcccctcccctccccccttcgaCGGCAACAGCCTGCCGAATAACGGCCAAGTTTCCCGGAAGCAAATGAATTGTCTAGGATACAAGCTAACTGATCGCTTTGATTAGCAAAGGACGCGACAGCATACTTAAGCGGAGAGCTCTGACAGCTCACTCTCGCTAACGCGAAGGAGAAGATAAGATGCAATACTAAAAGCAAAAGAATTTAATCTGAGCACTGAGTTACAGTTTCTGTTATACTGTTGTATTTGTTTGTGTTACGTACTAGTATGTTTACAAAATGTcgttcttcttttttcttctctgaaaATGTTATATAGCACCTCTTTCTTGCCATAACGGCCACATCTCTACAGAGGTAGCTTGTTAGCACTTGCCCCCCTCGTCTCGTAAGAAATCGGAAGGGGTGACGcccttctctttttttttaagggaaatgaGGGGAGGGGGCTCTATACAACCTATATAACGGTCACTTTCTCTCTCAGTGTGTCTCTCAAAGTATATATAGTACTTCGGAAGAGCTTTCACTTCGTTCGTGTCAGATCTGGAACGTTCAAAGGGAGTCACAAAAGTTTTTGGCGCGTAGTATGCAAACTCAGCTTAGCGCCTGCGGAAACAATGGACATGGGATGTTCACAAAAAAAGAAGTAACACACCAACATTTGCCATTTCCTCAAGCAAACGAAAGGTGACCTTCGTCAGATTTTTACTGATAGAAGTAATTGCTCCATACTTCCTAGCCCCAATGAATTGAAAAACGTTCTGTCGATATGTGCTTTCGATTCTTTACGGAGAAATGAAGTCACATACAGTTTTCCAAATAGATGAAATGTCTATCTCACACGTTCGGAGAAACGATTGTCTCCCGACTGTTCCGAATTCGCCTCCCGATGTTACCGATATGTCTGTGACCAACTCACGACGATCGAAGCCGTCTTCGGTGTTTTTGAGTTCATAAAATCTAGTTGGCCGGGAAACAATAAAATCCTCGATTGTCTGGCAGACCGGCTTATTGATAAGAAGATATTAGCTTCTACACTTTTTTCAAGTACCGTACATGAACCGATGCAAGTTGTTAGAGGTTAATTTTCTGCTGATGAAGATGCAAGCaccaagttttatttcaattacatTGAAATGACCAGTACTAGAACTCTATTACGATCTTTTGGAAGCTTAATATAAGTATGATTGCGTTCCCTCTAACAGAGTTTAGTGGTAGAATTCTGTGTTCAAATATTGGtgaaaaacttgttttaaatgTCCTACGTTTTTGTGTTTGTAAATGTCACGGAGATAAGAGAGATGTTttgaagtaataaaaaaagataacaatacTGCAGCGAATCCTACTCACTGAGCCCGTTTAACGAGGTAATCACTATTTGAGATAAGTGAGAGCTTCCGGCCAGAAGATAAGGCGTCGAATTATTATTTACGCGCATTGCCCACGCGTGAAAATTATGCTCAGTCTATATCAGGAGAATAACCTTAACTTTAAGAATCAGCTTGATTAATTCTGTTTTGTGCCGTAGACAAAATAATAAGCTTTGTCTAATCTAAGGTGTGTTTTTGCCGGAAGCGTGGTGATTCTAAACTTTTGCTCCACATCACGTGACTATTGCACAGCTGTGTGTGGCATCCTGACGAAaggccaaaaataatattagCGAAAAAACGACATTCTCATCGCCAGAGTTGGGCGACGATTTCTCGTCACAACCTTCGAAGGAACTCATCTCGTCGAAGGAAGCTTTAACTTCAAAAAGGTAAGTCGCAAAGTTTTGATCGATTTTATTGCAAATGCAGTTTGTTGTGGAAATAGTCGAGATTTCGTTTGAAGCAGATAAAATTTAATCGCTAGagctaaaatatcaatcactAGTGATGgaactcaatcgttagtgctagcAACAACTCGTAATTGtaaatcaatttagttttctAAAATGCTCAATTGTTAGTGCTGAACCTCAGTCGCTTGTGTCGTTGGAGCAGAATCATAAATCGCTGGTGTTCTGAGGCAGATCGATAGCGCTATCAATCATAGGTTCAAGTGTCGATCGACTGTGTTCAACCTTTATGGCTTGTGTTATTTGCAAAAGACAAATTGTTACTGTAATGTTGTAGGTGGGATTTTGCCATTTGAAAACAGAAATTGTAGGGAATCTCAAGATAATTTGGTGGTTTCActtaataattaaataatcacaTTCAGAGGAAGGAGTGGCGAATTGGTACCTTGAAAAATCGCAAGTCTCTCGTTAGCCATTGaagtttgtttcaaaatgtCGCTTATAGTGTACTACTCTCGGTCTCGCAGTCCAGTATTTTTTGCGAAACTTCCAAATGCTCAGAGTTGTCGTAATCTGTAGAAGACTACGGCAGTAGCATGCAGCTGAGTGGCAAGAATCTCGGAGAATCGCGGAACATCTCTCAGAAAATCAAAGTCGTTATTTTTCTCACTAGAAAGTGACGAAGCAGATCCTCTTGAACTATCTAGTATAATGTTACGATTCTTTTTCACAGCACGATCTTCATCAGTCTGATTAAAAAATGTCATCACTTAAAATCTTGTGCCTGCTATCAATTTTGGCAACAAGTACAGCTTTAACTTCTTCCACTGGATCAGAGTTTGTTGCTGCAGTATATGAGCATGCCTTTGTCAGGGCCCAAAATAGAACAAACGTCCTCTCCCAGCAAGAAGCTGTGGCGATCGTCATGCAGAACATGGATGTGTACGCGACCCAGATGAAAAAAGCTAAACAGCAGGTACtggttatttaatttttttgactcAGGCTTGTAGGTAACTATTTGAAGTGAACGTTGATTGGCCTCAAAAAGTTTGAAGTTAGTTCAACTTACTTGTACTTAACCCCTGAGTGGTGAAGAAAGAAGTTCTCCTTACAAgtacatattaaaaaaaagtatcagGCAAACAAGTGAtcagaataaagtaaaatattcagTCACACCCGTATTTGGTGGTCACCCACAGGAATGGAGGGGTCACTACTGAATACAGCATGACCACCTAAagaagctctttttttttccaatgtataaagaagagtttggagaatttgcctACTGATTTTGaggtgaaaattgttttaaacatgaTCTTCATTTGACTTTTTTGCAGAATGCAAGTATTATTGTCTTTCCTGAATATGGCCTAACAGGCTTTGGCTACACTCGTGATTCATTTCAGCCATTTTTAGAAGACATCCCAGATCCAAAGAAGACCAGTTGGAATGCTTGTGAAGATCCACAAGCAAACAGCTCCAGTCCTATTCTATACCGCCTCAGTTGTCTGGCAAAAACCTATGATATGTACCTTGTAGTGAATATGGGAGATGTTAAGCCATGCAATAAAAGCACTGATGAAAATTGCCCCAGTGATGGAAGATACCAATATAATACTAATGTAGTATTTGATGACAAAGGCAAACTTGTGGCCAGATATCATAAGCAGCATCCttttttgaatgaaatgaaagtgGTTAATCGTCCTCTTACACCTGAGTTCATTACCTTTGACACACCCTTTGGTAAATTTGGAACATTTGTCTGTTTTGATGCGCTCTTTCACGATCCAGCAATACCACTGGTGACCAAACACAAAGTTGACCATATTGTCTTTCCTACGGCATGGTTTGATGTGGTGCCTCTTTTTGCAGCCATTGGATTCCATGGGTCATGGGCCCGGGGAATGCAGGTCAACTTTCTCTCTGCAAACTCGCACGTACCAGAGGTATTAAACACTGGGAGTGGACTCTACAGCCCCACTGGTGCTAAAAAGTACTATAGAAGCTTGTCTGCCAATGGTTCCTTATCTGTTGCCAACTTGCCCAAATCACCAAGGGACAGACCTTCAGGTACTCCAGTGGTGAATGCTACAAAGATACAAGAAAGCAATGCTGGTCAAGACTCATTCTACTCGGACTTGTTCGGCgatctctttcttttcaaagagcTGAAGAAACCTGAAGGCACCTTGGATGTGTGTTACAATGGCAGTAGCATTTGTTGTTCCCTTACCTATGAGATGGTGGAGAAACGCTCTGATGAAATGTATGCGTTAGGTGTCTTTGATGGACTTCACATCCTAGAGGGACAATATTATTTACAAATATGCACTCTTATCAAGTGTCTGGGATTGAACCGTAATTCTTGTGGGCAGAGAGTATACAATGCAAGTACCATTTTCAAGTCCTTCACACTGCATGGTTCACTTGGTACACAGTATATCTATCCACAGGTGTTAGCGGATGGTGTATCACTTCTGCCAGGAGAATGGGACCACAGTGTACCTGTGACACATTTGCAGACCAAGCAGCAGCTGACAAAAGGGTTGTTGACTGCGGCCCTTTTTGGACGTGTGTATGAATTGGATGATGGCCCCAGACCAACCACACATCCTAGTGTGGAATCATCTGCACCACAGATCtgcatccatgttttttttgttggcCTGTTGTCAGTGATTGCATATTTTTGTGTTGATAAGGAATAAAAgttgtaataattattaacaTGTGACCTCCCCCTGAAATTCTGGACCCAGCAGGATAATGATTATGCATTATTGATATAATAATCCTCAGACTACTTCCCCAAACAGGCCATGGAAATTAAGTGGAAATGAGAAGGCAATTGAagtaaaccctttaactgctATTTGTGATCAAGGcaaaatttctcctaacaatatcaatacaatataaagcagaaTAAAGAATCACATTTAATAACCACATATGTGCTgtacaaaaaagttaaaatgcctcaAGCTGTGTTTGAGAAatacaataaacaaatgaaatatttatttaatgtaTTCcacatttttattcattcatgGTTATCTGATGTTGGAAGGGCCAGTCTCAAAATCTCTCTGAACAGGTACCAAATTTTGAAAACGAATTGGTAAAACACCTCCCCTGTGTAACGACACAACTGCTTCTGGCCTTTTGTCAGAAGCTTTTGGTACAGTGATTTTTAATGGAGAATTTTAGATGCTTACTgtgtaagttttattttactCAATTAACAGCAGTATGCATAGCAGATACTGATAAACTGCTTTACTTGGTAGAATCTCAACAGAAATAGAAGCTTAGAGGGGTAGAACTATTCAACTTTTATTGGTGAAGTTTGATGTAACTAAAAACTGCATTAAAGTGTAGTTAACAATGAATCCTAACTTGTTGCGTACATTGATATCCTGCCAACATTCAGTAGTCCTTGACACTGTAACATCAGCATCCGTTTTCTCCCTACCCTCTGCTATACATTTGTTTGGGTACTTGataaggagaattcatttaacagTTGAAGCTTCTTagtttggtgatcatttcccttattgttgtgatcttaatgaatgattcagcagtattactgtatgAAGAAATTAAATAGTGGCAActtttagggtttaaagggttatcTGCTTCTCACTGTTCTTGGTCAATGAGGATTTGCTGTCCTGTGAGTTTGCCTCCTGCACAGGCAAACCAGATCCTTTAATTCAATTAACACCACTAAGAGGAAACagaaacatctaatttctccttataataatACTGCATAACCATTTATTGAGATGTACAATGTTATGAAAAATACTCACTTAAATGCAAATAATGATtcatattattttcagtttcaagTAAATTTGGGGAGAATTTAca is from Pocillopora verrucosa isolate sample1 chromosome 7, ASM3666991v2, whole genome shotgun sequence and encodes:
- the LOC131784924 gene encoding pantetheinase-like, which gives rise to MSSLKILCLLSILATSTALTSSTGSEFVAAVYEHAFVRAQNRTNVLSQQEAVAIVMQNMDVYATQMKKAKQQNASIIVFPEYGLTGFGYTRDSFQPFLEDIPDPKKTSWNACEDPQANSSSPILYRLSCLAKTYDMYLVVNMGDVKPCNKSTDENCPSDGRYQYNTNVVFDDKGKLVARYHKQHPFLNEMKVVNRPLTPEFITFDTPFGKFGTFVCFDALFHDPAIPLVTKHKVDHIVFPTAWFDVVPLFAAIGFHGSWARGMQVNFLSANSHVPEVLNTGSGLYSPTGAKKYYRSLSANGSLSVANLPKSPRDRPSGTPVVNATKIQESNAGQDSFYSDLFGDLFLFKELKKPEGTLDVCYNGSSICCSLTYEMVEKRSDEMYALGVFDGLHILEGQYYLQICTLIKCLGLNRNSCGQRVYNASTIFKSFTLHGSLGTQYIYPQVLADGVSLLPGEWDHSVPVTHLQTKQQLTKGLLTAALFGRVYELDDGPRPTTHPSVESSAPQICIHVFFVGLLSVIAYFCVDKE